A genomic window from Silene latifolia isolate original U9 population chromosome Y, ASM4854445v1, whole genome shotgun sequence includes:
- the LOC141632755 gene encoding uncharacterized protein LOC141632755 codes for MSEVSEAPATTTKTTVNTRYLSLAPPEYICRSCHAIMWYEERVKKTSNRRQTNFNMCCREGKIKLDKLKDPPDFLRTLLDYSQGPSARKFRQHIRMYNSSYAFTSMGAKVDTTVNNTPGPYTFRISGQNSHYIGSLLPTGNRTPFFIQLYVYDTSDEIDRRAGVFGKKDNNNVLETDILTGLKQMLDAVNPIAHTFRMAQQRLKEDNNLNLSIRLLGQRVNKDITYSNPTASEIAALIVGDISGTDAGRDIIIEHKRDGLKRITELHPSFMALQYPLLFPRGEDSFHTDIPYIIDVTKKRGKREYVTMREYYAYRLQQRLMDGYAVLRGGKLLHQFVVDCCCAIESQRLWFIRNNQPYLRCEMLNHLCDAVDKGDYVGAEVGTRIILPASFTGSMRYMQQKYQDAMAICRWFGNPHLFITFTANPKWPEIDQMLAYIQGQKAEDRPDIIARVFRLKLRQLMDCLKHQRYFGTTVADVYTIEFQKRGLPHAHILLWLKKDEVELSPQYIDGIIHAEIPDKEKDPVLYEIVSWYMVHGPCGKENPNCPCMLDGVTCNKKYPKSFNSETAIDRNGYPVYRRRENKRTIKKGKHVLDNRSIVPYNPGLLLMFDAHINVEWCNTARAIKYLFKYILKGPDKATAIISRDKEDEIKSYLDCHYLSACEGAWKIFEFEIHERSPAVIRLPVHLEGEQAVVLKDKDKLRVVIDKANESPTMLMGWMTANINYVEAANLTYAQMPTRFVWRDNAWKLR; via the exons ATGTCGGAGGTTTCAGAAGCTCCAGCAACTACCACAAAAACCACAG TTAACACCAGATATCTAAGCTTGGCTCCACCGGAATATATTTGTCGTTCATGCCATGCAATCATGTGGTATGAGGAGAGGGTAAAAAAGACTAGCAATCGAAGGCAAACCAATTTCAACATGTGTTGCAGAGAAGGGAAAATAAAATTGGACAAGCTAAAAGACCCTCCAGATTTTTTAAGAACGTTACTAGACTACAGTCAAGGCCCTTCCGCTAGGAAATTTAGGCAGCATATCCGAATGTATAATTCTTCATATGCGTTCACGTCGATGGGTGCCAAAGTAGACACGACTGTCAACAACACACCTGGGCCATACACTTTCAGGATCAGTGGACAAAATAGTCATTATATAGGGTCCTTGCTGCCCACCGGTAATCGGACACCCTTCTTCATACAACTCTATGTTTATGACACTTCAGATGAAATAGACAGGAGAGCAGGTGTGTTTGGAAAGAAAGACAACAATAACGTACTAGAAACAGATATACTCACAGGGTTGAAACAGATGTTAGATGCCGTTAATCCGATAGCACATACATTCCGCATGGCCCAGCAACGCCTGAAGGAGGACAATAATTTAAATTTATCAATTAGGTTGCTTGGTCAAAGAGTTAACAAAGACATAACGTATAGTAATCCGACAGCATCAGAAATAGCCGCGCTTATAGTTGGAGATATTAGCGGTACAGATGCAGGTAGAGACATTATAATCGAACACAAAAGAGACGGTCTGAAGCGAATAACTGAGCTACACCCTTCTTTCATGGCTTTACAGTACCCGCTTCTGTTTCCACGTGGAGAAGATAGTTTTCACACAGATATACCATACATCATTGACGTGACAAAGAAGCGTGGTAAAAGGGAGTACGTCACAATGAGAGAATATTATGCGTACAGACTACAACAGAGATTAATGGATGGTTATGCTGTGCTTCGTGGTGGAAAACTACTCCATCAGTTTGTAGTGGATTGTTGTTGCGCAATAGAGTCACAAAGATTATGGTTTATTAGAAACAACCAGCCATATCTTCGATGTGAAATGCTAAACCATCTTTGTGATGCGGTTGATAAAGGTGATTACGTAGGCGCAGAAGTAGGAACAAGAATAATATTACCGGCATCATTTACAGGAAGCATGAGATACATGCAGCAAAAGTATCAGGATGCAATGGCAATTTGCAGGTGGTTTGGTAACCCACACTTATTTATAACCTTCACAGCGAATCCCAAGTGGCCAGAGATTGATCAGATGCTTGCGTACATACAAGGACAGAAGGCAGAAGACAGGCCCGACATAATAGCAAGAGTCTTCAGACTAAAACTACGTCAACTAATGGACTGCCTTAAACACCAGCGTTACTTTGGAACAACAGTAGCAG ACGTATACACAATAGAGTTTCAGAAAAGAGGACTGCCCCATGCACACATACTATTATGGCTTAAGAAAGATGAAGTGGAACTATCGCCACAGTACATAGACGGTATTATACATGCTGAAATACCAGATAAGGAAAAAGACCCAGTATTATACGAGATTGTGTCATGGTACATGGTTCACGGGCCATGCGGCAAGGAAAACCCAAATTGTCCATGTATGCTTGACGGTGTGACTTGCAACAAAAAGTATCCAAAATCTTTCAATTCAGAGACGGCAATAGATCGTAATGGCTATCCAGTGTATCGACGAAGAGAGAACAAAAG GACCATTAAAAAGGGTAAACACGTTCTAGACAACAGAAGCATTGTTCCCTATAACCCGGGATTACTTCTGATGTTTGACGCCCATATAAACGTTGAGTGGTGTAACACAGCTCGGGCCATTAAGTACCTGTTCAAGTATATCCTAAAAGGCCCGGATAAGGCGACTGCTATAATTTCCCGAGACAAAGAAGATGAAATCAAGTCATACCTTGACTGTCATTACCTCTCAGCATGCGAAGGTGCGTGGAAGATATTTGAGTTTGAGATCCACGAAAGGAGTCCAGCGGTCATACGCCTTCCTGTTCACCTCGAGGGTGAGCAAGCTGTTGTCCTCAAGGATAAAGACAAACTGAGAGTGGTAATAGATAAGGCTAATGAATCACCCACGATGTTGATGGGATGGATGACAGCGAACATAAACTACGTAGAGGCTGCTAATTTAACGTATGCTCAAATGCCGACACGATTTGTGTGGAGGGACAATGCATGGAAATTAAGATAA